The following coding sequences are from one Streptomyces sp. V3I7 window:
- a CDS encoding DUF397 domain-containing protein — protein MSDQRKWFKSSYSDDEGGNCVEVALSWFKSSYSNSEGGNCVEVALSAAVHVRDSKAPAGPELHIPAPAWSAFIAAVQPEA, from the coding sequence GTGAGTGACCAGCGGAAGTGGTTCAAGTCGAGCTACAGCGACGACGAAGGCGGCAACTGCGTCGAGGTCGCCCTGTCGTGGTTCAAGTCGAGCTATAGCAACTCCGAAGGCGGCAACTGCGTCGAGGTCGCCCTCTCCGCCGCCGTCCACGTCCGCGACTCCAAGGCCCCCGCGGGCCCCGAACTCCACATCCCCGCCCCCGCCTGGTCGGCGTTCATCGCCGCAGTTCAGCCCGAGGCTTGA
- a CDS encoding Uma2 family endonuclease — protein MTPRTENQPQMSVEDFEELERHAPETVWLEFINGKVVVKPMPDGNHSEIVAWLQKYCMQHRPDVWLHAERGLKTERYRKGRARADGVLVPWGALKGHGEWSDTDKALMAVEVTSWDTDAAQRDRVDKPDGYAAAGIPVYVLVDRVDCTVTVFSHPEGGRYRQQVNKPFGAALEIPDPVNITLDTEPLKEFVD, from the coding sequence ATGACCCCCAGGACCGAGAACCAGCCGCAGATGTCCGTCGAGGACTTCGAGGAACTGGAACGCCATGCCCCGGAGACCGTGTGGCTGGAGTTCATCAACGGGAAGGTCGTGGTCAAGCCCATGCCGGACGGCAATCACAGTGAGATCGTCGCCTGGCTTCAGAAATACTGCATGCAGCACCGCCCCGATGTGTGGCTGCATGCAGAACGGGGCCTCAAAACGGAGCGCTACCGGAAGGGGCGCGCACGCGCGGATGGCGTTCTTGTGCCCTGGGGGGCTCTCAAGGGGCACGGTGAGTGGTCAGACACCGACAAAGCTCTGATGGCCGTAGAGGTCACCTCTTGGGATACCGACGCAGCTCAGCGTGATCGCGTTGACAAGCCCGATGGGTATGCGGCTGCCGGCATTCCCGTCTACGTCCTCGTCGACCGAGTTGACTGCACTGTCACCGTCTTCAGCCATCCCGAGGGTGGTCGGTATCGCCAACAGGTGAACAAGCCGTTCGGTGCCGCCTTGGAGATTCCGGACCCCGTCAACATCACCCTCGACACCGAACCCCTCAAGGAGTTCGTCGACTGA
- the recR gene encoding recombination mediator RecR → MYEGVVQDLIDELGRLPGVGPKSAQRIAFHVLQAEPADVRRLAQALLEVKAKVRFCATCGNVAQEELCGVCRDARRDPSVICVVEEPKDVVAIERTREFRGRYHVLGGAISPIEGVGPDDLRIRELLARLADGTVTELILATDPNLEGEATATYLARMIKPMGMKVTRLASGLPVGGDLEYADEVTLGRAFEGRRLLDV, encoded by the coding sequence TTGTACGAAGGCGTGGTCCAGGACCTCATCGACGAGCTGGGGCGACTGCCCGGCGTCGGTCCCAAGAGCGCGCAGCGGATCGCCTTCCATGTCCTTCAGGCCGAGCCGGCCGACGTACGCCGCCTGGCCCAGGCCCTTCTCGAGGTGAAGGCGAAGGTCCGCTTCTGCGCCACCTGCGGCAACGTGGCACAGGAGGAGCTGTGCGGGGTGTGCCGGGACGCCCGCCGCGACCCCTCGGTCATCTGCGTGGTCGAGGAGCCCAAGGACGTCGTCGCGATCGAGCGCACCCGCGAGTTCCGGGGCCGCTACCACGTGCTCGGCGGGGCGATCAGCCCCATCGAGGGCGTCGGCCCCGACGACCTGCGCATACGGGAGCTGCTGGCCCGGCTGGCCGACGGCACGGTCACCGAGCTCATCCTGGCCACGGACCCCAATCTCGAAGGCGAGGCGACGGCGACGTACCTCGCCCGCATGATCAAGCCCATGGGTATGAAGGTCACCCGCCTGGCCAGTGGCCTGCCGGTGGGTGGCGACCTGGAATACGCGGACGAGGTCACCCTCGGCCGGGCCTTCGAGGGGAGACGACTCCTAGATGTCTGA
- a CDS encoding YbaB/EbfC family nucleoid-associated protein codes for MIPGGGQPNMQQLLQQAQKMQQDLAQAREELANTDVDGEAGGGLVKATVSGVGDLKALKIDPKIVDPEDTDTLTDLIIAAVHTANENAQTLQEQKLGPLAQGLGGGSGLPF; via the coding sequence ATGATTCCCGGTGGCGGCCAGCCCAACATGCAGCAGCTGCTCCAGCAGGCGCAGAAGATGCAGCAGGATCTCGCGCAGGCCCGTGAGGAACTGGCGAACACGGACGTCGACGGCGAGGCGGGCGGCGGCCTGGTGAAGGCCACCGTGTCCGGCGTCGGCGACCTCAAGGCGCTGAAGATCGACCCGAAGATCGTGGACCCCGAGGACACCGACACCCTCACCGACCTGATCATCGCGGCCGTCCACACGGCCAACGAGAACGCGCAGACCCTCCAGGAGCAGAAGCTGGGCCCGCTGGCCCAGGGCCTGGGCGGCGGCTCGGGCCTGCCGTTCTGA
- a CDS encoding helix-turn-helix transcriptional regulator: MSVDYNNQRPVAWRYGGDQLKRWRTRADVSREKLASEANYSPETIASMERGVRRPTSRVLDVADELCGAQGMLSAAKEYLNRERFPARAQDFMEREKEAICLWSYEVTYIPGLLQTPGYARALIDNHVPPLDDETVEERITARMERQALLTDRKPPVGLSFVLYEAVLRSPQVDDEQLHRLLEASRPRNVVVQVLPFERAIPAALMGPMVLLETRDHERIAFTEGAFHGELSADPGVVSRVTEQLSMIRTQALSPAESAGFIERMVDQS, encoded by the coding sequence ATGTCGGTCGACTACAACAACCAGCGCCCAGTGGCGTGGCGTTACGGCGGCGACCAGCTCAAACGCTGGCGCACGAGGGCGGACGTCAGCCGGGAGAAGCTCGCGTCCGAGGCCAACTACTCCCCGGAGACGATCGCGTCGATGGAGCGCGGGGTGCGCAGGCCGACCTCGCGCGTGCTCGACGTGGCGGACGAACTGTGCGGGGCGCAGGGGATGTTGAGTGCGGCGAAGGAGTACTTGAACCGGGAGCGGTTCCCGGCGCGGGCGCAGGACTTCATGGAGCGGGAGAAGGAGGCGATCTGCCTCTGGTCGTACGAAGTCACGTACATTCCGGGGTTGTTGCAGACGCCGGGGTACGCGCGAGCCCTCATCGACAATCACGTTCCGCCTCTGGACGATGAAACGGTGGAGGAGCGGATCACGGCTCGGATGGAGCGGCAGGCTCTCCTCACGGACCGCAAGCCGCCGGTGGGGCTGAGCTTCGTTCTCTATGAGGCGGTGTTGCGCAGCCCTCAGGTGGATGACGAACAACTGCACCGCCTGCTGGAAGCGTCCCGCCCGAGAAACGTCGTCGTGCAAGTACTGCCGTTCGAACGGGCCATTCCTGCCGCGCTCATGGGGCCCATGGTGTTGCTGGAGACCCGCGACCATGAGCGAATCGCCTTCACGGAAGGCGCGTTCCACGGCGAGCTTTCGGCCGATCCAGGTGTTGTCAGCCGTGTGACGGAGCAGCTAAGCATGATCCGTACCCAGGCGCTCAGCCCCGCTGAGTCGGCCGGTTTCATCGAGCGGATGGTGGATCAGTCGTGA
- a CDS encoding TSUP family transporter → MFLAGAVLLGASVQWLTGMGFALVAVPALILVLGPADGVVLANCAGGAISAVGLASGWRQVRPGAMVPLCAAAACTVPAGSWMTRRLPEPLLLSVMGALVTVSVLLVMYGAQVPALRGRGGAVTAGALGGFMNAAAGVGGPPVSLYAVNAGWTVREFVPNAQFYSVVVNILSITANGLPHLTAGHWTAVAAALVTGAAIGRAVAGRVSEKRARLLVLALALTGGVTTLGKGLWGL, encoded by the coding sequence ATGTTCCTGGCCGGGGCGGTGCTCCTCGGCGCGAGCGTGCAGTGGCTCACCGGGATGGGCTTCGCCCTGGTCGCCGTGCCGGCGCTGATCCTCGTGCTCGGCCCGGCCGACGGGGTCGTGCTCGCCAACTGCGCGGGCGGGGCGATCAGCGCGGTGGGACTGGCGAGCGGCTGGCGGCAGGTGCGGCCCGGCGCGATGGTGCCGCTGTGCGCGGCGGCGGCGTGCACGGTCCCGGCCGGCTCCTGGATGACGCGCCGGCTCCCCGAGCCCCTGCTGCTGTCGGTGATGGGCGCGCTGGTGACGGTGAGCGTGCTGCTGGTCATGTACGGCGCCCAGGTCCCGGCGCTGCGTGGCCGCGGCGGCGCGGTGACCGCCGGGGCGCTCGGCGGCTTCATGAACGCGGCGGCGGGCGTGGGCGGCCCGCCGGTGTCCCTGTACGCGGTCAACGCGGGCTGGACGGTACGGGAGTTCGTGCCCAACGCCCAGTTCTACAGCGTGGTCGTCAACATCCTGTCGATCACGGCGAACGGCCTGCCCCATCTCACCGCCGGCCACTGGACGGCGGTGGCCGCCGCCCTGGTGACGGGCGCGGCGATCGGCCGGGCCGTCGCCGGCCGCGTCTCCGAGAAACGCGCGCGCCTGCTGGTGCTGGCGCTCGCGCTGACGGGCGGGGTGACCACGCTGGGCAAGGGGCTTTGGGGGCTGTGA
- a CDS encoding DUF5063 domain-containing protein has product MSDATLHATTQNPDDFAVQIADQIESFLVAVTEVARGDEPGSTVPFLLLEVSQLLLAGGRLGAHEDIVPDERYEPDLGPEADVDELRENLARLLDPVDIYSEVFDPYEPRKAPVPARISDDLADVITDLRHGMAHYRAGRITEALWWWQFSYFSNWGSTASATLRALHSILAHVRLDQPLEELDGLDTDQDVGDEALEVEAGRVMAEEIAGPLGMRPAK; this is encoded by the coding sequence ATGTCTGACGCCACGCTGCACGCCACGACGCAGAACCCGGACGACTTCGCGGTCCAGATCGCCGACCAGATCGAGAGCTTCCTGGTGGCCGTCACGGAAGTGGCCAGAGGGGACGAGCCCGGCTCGACGGTGCCCTTCCTCCTGCTGGAGGTCTCCCAGCTCCTGCTGGCCGGCGGCCGCCTGGGCGCGCACGAGGACATCGTCCCCGACGAGCGCTACGAGCCCGACCTGGGCCCGGAGGCGGACGTCGACGAACTCCGCGAGAACCTGGCCCGCCTGCTGGACCCGGTGGACATCTACTCGGAGGTCTTCGACCCGTACGAGCCCCGCAAGGCGCCCGTGCCGGCCCGTATCTCCGACGACCTCGCGGACGTCATCACCGACCTGCGCCACGGCATGGCCCACTACCGCGCGGGCCGCATCACCGAGGCCCTGTGGTGGTGGCAGTTCTCCTACTTCTCCAACTGGGGCTCCACCGCCTCCGCGACCCTGCGCGCCCTGCACTCCATCCTCGCCCACGTCCGCCTCGACCAGCCCCTGGAGGAACTGGACGGCCTGGACACCGACCAGGACGTGGGCGACGAGGCCCTGGAGGTCGAGGCCGGCCGCGTCATGGCGGAGGAGATCGCGGGCCCGCTGGGGATGCGCCCGGCGAAGTAA